One window from the genome of Streptomyces sp. WZ-12 encodes:
- a CDS encoding DUF4255 domain-containing protein has protein sequence MSNALALATVTQALALLVEHNLHPEIDMAVSVETRKPPTDPPTDPTLTVFLYQVTHNPSMRNSDLVTRASDGTLLKRPAAAIDLHYLISAYGEEQELVGQRLIGSVVRTLHEIPVLPRELIEEAAERPYLAGSDLAESLQKVRFTPTQMDVDETSKLWGMLNNTPYALSVAYQASLVLLDGHQKPAPARPVRKPEVRVVPEVVPEVPLDEPTVGPVEAPAEDATPGASTPGAAKPVAKKAAKKPSPRKSAAAEGSSGARSRPRARKATRDRAAEADGPRRADDPSRSDDGGEG, from the coding sequence ATGAGCAACGCACTCGCCCTCGCGACGGTCACCCAGGCCCTTGCGCTGCTGGTCGAGCACAACCTGCACCCCGAGATCGACATGGCCGTCTCGGTGGAGACCCGCAAGCCGCCGACCGATCCCCCGACCGACCCGACCCTCACCGTCTTCCTCTACCAGGTCACCCACAACCCCTCGATGCGCAACTCCGACCTGGTCACCCGGGCCTCCGACGGCACCCTGCTCAAGCGCCCCGCCGCCGCGATCGACCTGCACTACCTGATCAGCGCGTACGGCGAGGAGCAGGAGCTGGTCGGCCAGCGGCTGATCGGCAGCGTGGTGCGGACGCTGCACGAAATCCCGGTGCTGCCAAGGGAGTTGATCGAGGAGGCGGCCGAACGCCCGTATCTGGCGGGCAGCGACCTCGCCGAGTCGCTGCAGAAGGTCCGCTTCACGCCGACCCAGATGGACGTGGACGAGACCTCCAAGCTCTGGGGCATGCTCAACAACACGCCCTATGCGCTGTCGGTGGCCTACCAGGCGTCGCTGGTGCTGCTGGACGGCCACCAGAAGCCGGCACCGGCCCGACCGGTGCGGAAGCCGGAGGTGCGGGTGGTGCCGGAGGTGGTGCCGGAGGTGCCGTTGGACGAGCCGACGGTGGGGCCGGTGGAGGCGCCGGCGGAGGACGCGACGCCGGGTGCCTCGACGCCGGGTGCGGCGAAGCCGGTCGCGAAGAAGGCGGCGAAGAAGCCGTCGCCCCGCAAGTCCGCTGCTGCGGAGGGGAGTTCGGGAGCCCGTTCGCGGCCGCGGGCCCGTAAGGCGACCCGCGACCGGGCGGCGGAGGCGGACGGTCCGCGCCGCGCCGACGACCCGTCGCGCAGCGACGACGGCGGGGAGGGCTGA
- a CDS encoding GPW/gp25 family protein, giving the protein MRAAAGQVRRTDLAFPYRVDRRGRTAHARHDAHVRDLIEQLLFTSPGERVMRPDFGCGLLDLVFTPSSPELASAVELSVQAALQRWLGELIEVASLDVVSEENVVRVYLQYVVRATASRRDEVFEGRGVA; this is encoded by the coding sequence ATGAGGGCGGCAGCGGGGCAGGTGCGCCGCACGGACCTGGCCTTTCCGTACCGGGTGGACCGGCGGGGGCGGACCGCGCACGCCCGTCATGACGCGCATGTCCGGGATCTGATCGAGCAGTTGCTGTTCACCAGCCCCGGCGAGCGGGTGATGCGGCCGGACTTCGGGTGCGGGCTGCTGGACCTGGTCTTCACGCCGAGCAGCCCGGAGTTGGCCTCGGCCGTCGAGTTGTCCGTGCAGGCGGCGCTCCAGCGCTGGCTGGGCGAGCTGATCGAGGTGGCGTCGCTGGACGTGGTGAGCGAGGAGAACGTGGTGCGGGTGTACCTCCAGTACGTGGTGCGCGCCACCGCCAGTCGTCGCGATGAGGTCTTCGAGGGACGGGGGGTGGCGTGA
- a CDS encoding ATP-binding protein has protein sequence MAGGGEQDPEASGPEAEGTALAAAVRAVLARLDAHATRTPGDRPADADGRASERAGHHATPSPRTLDTLADCFGLTPFEREVVLLAAAAELDPTTGARCAAACGDPARPHPTFSLALAALDAPHWSALTPVAPLRRWRLIELADETRLTTSRLRLDERVLHFLAGAPYLDARLHGQLRRTVPPATLPPAYERAAGRVAAGWAAAEPDAPLRVELVGGDLRTRADIAATAARRSGLGLYAMAAEDVPTAPAERDLLARLWQREAILLPAALLIEVGELDREQHAAADAFIAGAAVPLVVSGQEPRGTGHPRGQRVTVPPLSDEEQLGLWGEAFADVPDITDRHIAALVAQFQLPPHIVRSAAASVRRDLPASDGPGAAELAWRAGLAEARMGLDELGRRIEPRAGWDDLVLADRQLRILQEVVAHVRQRATVYHDWGFAGALRSGLGVTALFAGGSGTGKTLAAEVMARELGLDLFIIDLSQVVSKYIGETEKNLSRVFDAAERGGALLLFDEADALFGKRSEVKDSHDRYANLEVSYLLMRMEAYRGLAVLTTNMKKALDSAFMRRIRFVVDFPFPTERERAEIWRRVLPARAPTKGIDPALLAQLTVAGGSIRNIALSGAFLAAEEGDRLQMRHMLAAARTEYLKLERSLTPSEVHGWV, from the coding sequence ATGGCGGGCGGCGGCGAACAGGACCCGGAGGCGTCGGGCCCCGAGGCGGAGGGCACGGCGCTGGCGGCCGCCGTCCGGGCCGTGTTGGCGCGCCTGGACGCGCATGCCACCCGCACCCCGGGCGACCGACCGGCCGACGCCGACGGGAGGGCGAGCGAGCGGGCGGGCCACCACGCCACCCCCTCCCCCCGCACCCTCGACACCCTCGCCGACTGCTTCGGGCTCACCCCCTTCGAGCGGGAGGTCGTCCTGCTCGCCGCGGCCGCCGAGTTGGACCCGACCACCGGCGCCCGCTGCGCCGCCGCCTGCGGCGATCCGGCCCGCCCGCACCCCACGTTCTCGCTCGCCCTGGCGGCGCTCGACGCGCCCCACTGGAGCGCCCTGACCCCGGTCGCCCCGTTGCGCCGCTGGCGGCTGATCGAGTTGGCGGACGAGACGCGGCTGACCACCAGCCGGCTGCGCCTGGACGAACGCGTCCTGCACTTCCTGGCCGGCGCGCCGTACCTGGACGCCCGGCTGCACGGCCAACTGCGGCGCACCGTACCGCCGGCGACCCTGCCGCCCGCGTACGAGCGGGCCGCCGGCCGGGTGGCGGCCGGGTGGGCGGCCGCCGAGCCCGACGCCCCGTTACGCGTCGAGCTGGTCGGCGGCGATCTGCGCACCCGCGCCGACATCGCGGCGACCGCGGCCCGCCGCAGCGGCCTCGGCCTGTACGCGATGGCCGCCGAGGACGTCCCGACCGCCCCCGCCGAGCGGGACCTCCTGGCCCGGCTCTGGCAGCGGGAGGCGATCCTGCTGCCGGCCGCGCTCCTGATCGAGGTCGGCGAGCTGGACCGCGAACAGCACGCCGCCGCGGACGCGTTCATCGCCGGCGCCGCCGTCCCGCTGGTCGTCTCCGGCCAGGAACCGCGGGGGACCGGCCACCCGCGCGGCCAACGCGTCACCGTCCCGCCCCTCTCCGACGAGGAGCAACTGGGGCTGTGGGGCGAGGCGTTCGCCGACGTTCCGGACATCACGGACCGTCATATCGCCGCCCTGGTGGCCCAGTTCCAGCTCCCCCCGCACATCGTCCGCTCGGCCGCCGCCTCCGTCCGTCGCGACCTGCCGGCCTCCGACGGGCCGGGCGCCGCCGAACTCGCCTGGCGGGCCGGGCTCGCCGAGGCGCGGATGGGCCTGGACGAGCTGGGCCGCCGCATCGAACCGCGGGCCGGCTGGGACGATCTGGTCCTCGCCGACCGCCAGTTGCGCATCCTCCAGGAGGTCGTCGCGCACGTGCGGCAGCGCGCGACCGTCTACCACGACTGGGGCTTCGCGGGGGCGCTGCGCAGCGGCCTCGGCGTGACGGCGCTGTTCGCGGGGGGCTCCGGCACCGGCAAGACGCTGGCCGCCGAGGTCATGGCCCGGGAGCTGGGGCTGGATCTGTTCATCATCGATCTGTCCCAGGTGGTCAGCAAGTACATCGGCGAGACCGAGAAGAACCTCAGCCGGGTCTTCGACGCCGCCGAGCGCGGCGGGGCGCTGCTGCTCTTCGACGAGGCGGACGCGCTGTTCGGCAAGCGCAGCGAGGTCAAGGACAGCCACGACCGCTACGCCAACCTGGAGGTCAGCTATCTGCTGATGCGCATGGAGGCGTACCGCGGCCTGGCCGTGCTGACCACCAACATGAAGAAGGCCCTGGACTCGGCCTTCATGCGCCGCATCCGCTTCGTCGTCGACTTCCCCTTCCCCACCGAGCGCGAACGGGCCGAGATCTGGCGCCGGGTGCTGCCCGCCCGGGCGCCGACGAAGGGGATCGACCCGGCGCTGTTGGCCCAACTCACCGTCGCCGGCGGCTCGATCCGCAACATCGCCCTCTCCGGCGCCTTTCTCGCCGCGGAGGAGGGCGACCGCCTCCAGATGCGGCACATGCTGGCCGCGGCACGTACCGAGTACCTGAAGCTGGAACGCTCCCTGACGCCGTCGGAGGTCCACGGATGGGTGTGA
- a CDS encoding phage baseplate assembly protein V — MAGAPNNRFLGKFRGRVAANDDPMGIGRLRVQVPDVLGDEVSTWALPCFPFSGERAGQVVVPSVGAGVWVEFEQGDPSFPVWVGCWYGRREELPEDAQRDPAISHPVVIQTPGKHKIVLSDVPTEGILLEAPGGAYVRIDATGVHINNGHGASISLAGEQVDVNDGRLTVPKKH, encoded by the coding sequence ATGGCCGGTGCACCGAACAACCGCTTCCTCGGCAAATTCCGGGGCCGGGTGGCGGCCAATGACGACCCGATGGGAATCGGGCGGTTGAGGGTCCAGGTCCCAGATGTGTTGGGCGATGAGGTGTCCACCTGGGCGTTGCCGTGTTTTCCGTTCTCGGGTGAGCGGGCCGGCCAGGTGGTCGTGCCGTCGGTCGGGGCCGGGGTGTGGGTGGAGTTCGAGCAGGGGGATCCCAGTTTCCCGGTGTGGGTGGGGTGTTGGTACGGGCGGCGGGAGGAATTGCCGGAGGACGCGCAACGGGACCCGGCGATTTCGCATCCGGTGGTGATCCAGACGCCGGGGAAACACAAGATCGTGCTGTCGGACGTGCCCACCGAGGGGATCTTGTTGGAGGCGCCGGGCGGCGCGTATGTGCGGATCGATGCCACGGGTGTCCACATCAACAACGGGCACGGGGCGTCGATCTCGCTGGCCGGGGAGCAAGTCGACGTGAACGACGGTCGGTTGACCGTGCCGAAGAAGCACTGA
- a CDS encoding eCIS core domain-containing protein produces MSTTQSAAQDARAARDEKRRKRRERGRSAVPEPKNIVSGAGQPLDLSVRRELEEQLGHDFGRVRLHTDRDSGQLAELMGADAFAVGRDIFFREGAYRPGTADGQRLLAHELLHTVQNPHGLGALRAGRDLGAVSLPQESAEREAEAAAQESVRAAMLGAVRDGGPAAEVEPGQATPGWLRYATVDADRRRMELVDPATLVDRLANGVLRSLRGDPEDRSGRVRLELARMAPELQESVLDRLEVRLLGSEFDRLLDLVTESEALPVGFQPSPAPEPVRDALDLVREERDAREQRAQGAARTEKQRAEDAGEEKRDAKGRAEQGDREQSRAQRDAAAEKQEAGERTAQEDVRAEENADTRHQEQQAEEKQGQERQEADQADAARADRSQDGAERTKEERKAQREREEADPQQAMRPGADKRKRLDDAKKPADGSKQEELEKKKKEQPGPVRPEKVDERADQRDSALSEHGLNEKDEEDGPPREEEQPVGLEAGAERDIGAGGDAGSPARGGPGAGEAELKPEDFLPATDLDVSSVPTAEQPDAALPSFPAPPPTRAEQVEQQRENAADDEEHEDEPEAETKAPGAELGPVEGEAPQPEHGPAAEAGDRTEKDLQPSMPVEQEVGPDPEAEERQAQEPEAEEKRDPEQAQDQDEDGARRAKQDADDKDADRDAEGGSGEEAPDAKEAQDEQAEKKEQDAQEEKREAPGQPEGAAAGKPAGVPTDGAAGSGADAAASSGTAAASAPPAGAHTDRTPGEDRHPSPAARRGAEPVRAEREAPAAKSAVPREAGPGAAPGGPVGGTEPAALPSAAAGPGGAPSVAQAAVSPAAEQADDPGKMGAPAPEGAKAQPDASLEKDGGGCAPPEPAPEKQEGGACGGGGGGTQGTEEKKEPPPDVSSQDPQSALDTVGQLAPDQAQEALPGLDGAADKKVNDEQQRLDANPPKRERPSGAPQTQSGPPQEEAAETPVTGQLERLGPEDPGEKQRAKGSEKAEGAKPTDNVRTPTLPPAKDGKMTAEDAQSVAAAADQVPTTDPELRNKTVGPAPRIKLEGESDPQRTDKQAEKLKEKQGKIQDTGRADASKSLGEDRIFPNAPKEELQGKAQGGRAPAGAGGGAAPGGAPKPGAGAVAKQERGGDIKSATGQARTEVAGKEKDQQQGEQKAKQQKQQEIDAEVSRNADQQTAERGRVADQARTERQNWRDEQDKKIDEADKGTDKEHKDGNDKISKERDGKDKEVEDRKNSDNKDIGDKADQAEKDAEKKKEEKKKDSDSLLGGLISAVGDFFKGLLDAVTKVFDEARKAINSVIDTFKDWANKAIDAVRDFAVKAINAVADALIAIGDVLLAAFPELRDKFRKAINDLRDKAIDTVNKLAEGLKKAVNDLLDALAAGLNALLNVLEAGLKAAIKIYRDAIVGALKFAEAAIQALGQFAALVADIAPDPGGWLSKAGSAAKTGIQEHLWGAIKTAVKQWFDTKVEGILGLGKAVINVLIKGCMSLKQIGKMAWDAVIAALPMMIAQLVIEKVVSMIIPAAGAILTIVQGLMAAWQSISAILAAFGKFFAFLKAVKSGPAACLFAEAVAAGVVALLELITNLLLARLGRAAKGVGTRLKGIAQKIMKGLKKTGKGARKAAGNAVNRARGAVRKATQALRKPTGPAKPRGPKVPTRPGASTEHHPTTHPHAKGPATSHDRPNSRTPNHERDHRHDEDAAKRQRDAEDPKKQPRHDEKRPDHPQHPGHKQESPKKKKETEAPKRTKLRKPKSPLGRALKKIKGKVKSALKKVRNAGKALGKKLRKSKLGKALKNSAKKARDFFRKKRDHMRIHKKHRTEQKKQKHTDQKKKEKSKQSKETRLQKIVTRIQPKLDRLLQLGIPRPALQAVLGPMRLWYRLTGLQINDSGDSFDFAATLNPSRNFGAAHWDKFSRVGEDGIRRFSENTAGTRKFSESEQNANAERYGEAELGHHMRNLPRDQRRAALEYSDYGWVYNQILRVEGNENPNDLLASWRDPTLSPGPRATLQRIMGDTGTGRHGHYTPEDLKAALARPGIHETDEGILKGILDAGSPSDSANQLYSRQRREIARRMKRFASPRERLTVSFGSYPTVDDFLERSALIDQATRAHRLPEGIEVHRSLENVRFMKGYSLLDLDRLEGTIQQEPGFMSTSVGGESTFNRNPYRLRLNVPAGSPALWLGRTSKYPNQRELLLPSSTEYRIIQVIPHGRNGPWTIVAEVMSPIP; encoded by the coding sequence GTGAGTACGACGCAGTCGGCGGCGCAGGATGCCCGGGCGGCCCGTGACGAGAAGCGCCGGAAGCGGCGGGAGCGGGGCAGGTCGGCGGTTCCGGAGCCGAAGAACATCGTCAGCGGGGCCGGACAGCCGCTGGATCTGAGCGTGCGGCGGGAGCTGGAGGAGCAGCTCGGCCACGACTTCGGCCGGGTGCGGCTGCACACCGACCGGGATTCCGGGCAGCTGGCGGAGCTGATGGGCGCGGACGCGTTCGCGGTGGGCCGGGACATCTTCTTCCGGGAGGGCGCCTACCGGCCGGGGACGGCGGACGGGCAGCGGCTGCTGGCACACGAGTTGCTGCACACGGTGCAGAATCCGCACGGCCTGGGGGCGCTGCGGGCGGGCCGGGACCTGGGCGCGGTGAGCCTGCCGCAGGAGTCGGCGGAGCGGGAGGCGGAGGCGGCGGCGCAGGAGTCCGTGCGGGCGGCGATGCTGGGCGCCGTACGGGACGGCGGGCCGGCGGCGGAGGTGGAGCCGGGGCAGGCGACGCCGGGGTGGCTGCGGTACGCGACGGTGGACGCGGACCGGCGGCGGATGGAGCTGGTGGATCCGGCGACGTTGGTGGATCGGCTGGCGAACGGGGTGCTGCGGTCGCTGCGGGGGGATCCGGAGGACCGCTCGGGTCGGGTGCGCCTCGAACTGGCGCGGATGGCACCGGAGTTGCAGGAGTCGGTGCTGGACCGGCTGGAAGTGCGGCTGCTCGGCTCGGAGTTCGACCGGCTGCTGGATCTGGTGACGGAGTCCGAGGCGCTGCCGGTGGGGTTCCAGCCGTCGCCGGCACCGGAGCCGGTACGGGACGCCCTCGACCTCGTACGGGAGGAGCGGGACGCCCGCGAGCAGCGTGCGCAAGGCGCCGCGCGGACGGAGAAGCAGCGCGCCGAGGACGCCGGCGAGGAGAAGCGGGACGCCAAGGGGCGGGCGGAGCAGGGGGACCGGGAGCAGAGCCGGGCGCAGCGCGACGCGGCGGCGGAGAAGCAGGAGGCCGGCGAGCGCACGGCGCAGGAGGACGTACGCGCCGAGGAGAACGCGGACACCAGGCACCAGGAGCAGCAGGCCGAGGAGAAGCAGGGTCAGGAGCGCCAGGAGGCCGATCAGGCCGACGCGGCGCGGGCCGACCGGTCCCAGGACGGCGCCGAGCGGACGAAGGAGGAGCGCAAGGCGCAGCGGGAGCGCGAGGAGGCCGATCCGCAGCAGGCGATGCGCCCGGGTGCCGACAAGCGCAAGCGCCTGGACGACGCGAAGAAGCCGGCGGACGGGTCGAAGCAGGAGGAGCTCGAAAAAAAGAAGAAGGAGCAGCCGGGGCCGGTCCGCCCGGAGAAGGTCGACGAGCGGGCCGATCAACGCGACAGTGCGCTGTCCGAGCACGGGCTGAACGAGAAGGACGAGGAGGACGGCCCGCCGCGCGAGGAGGAGCAGCCCGTCGGGCTGGAGGCGGGTGCCGAGCGGGACATCGGCGCGGGCGGGGACGCCGGTTCGCCGGCCAGGGGTGGTCCGGGTGCGGGCGAGGCGGAGCTGAAGCCGGAGGACTTCCTGCCGGCCACAGATCTGGACGTGTCGTCGGTGCCGACCGCCGAGCAGCCCGATGCCGCGCTGCCGTCGTTCCCCGCGCCCCCGCCCACGCGCGCCGAGCAGGTCGAGCAGCAGCGGGAGAACGCGGCCGACGACGAGGAGCACGAGGACGAGCCGGAGGCCGAGACCAAGGCGCCGGGTGCGGAACTGGGGCCGGTCGAGGGCGAGGCGCCGCAGCCGGAGCACGGGCCGGCGGCCGAGGCGGGGGACCGCACCGAGAAGGACCTCCAGCCTTCGATGCCGGTCGAGCAGGAGGTGGGTCCGGATCCGGAGGCCGAGGAGCGGCAGGCCCAGGAGCCGGAGGCCGAGGAGAAGCGGGATCCGGAGCAGGCGCAGGACCAGGACGAGGACGGCGCCCGCCGCGCCAAGCAGGACGCGGACGACAAGGACGCGGACCGGGACGCGGAGGGCGGCAGCGGCGAGGAGGCGCCCGACGCCAAGGAAGCCCAGGACGAGCAGGCGGAGAAGAAGGAGCAGGACGCCCAGGAGGAGAAGCGCGAGGCGCCGGGGCAGCCGGAGGGGGCGGCGGCCGGGAAGCCGGCCGGGGTTCCGACGGACGGGGCGGCTGGCTCCGGTGCGGATGCCGCGGCGTCGTCCGGTACGGCCGCGGCGTCGGCACCGCCGGCCGGTGCGCACACGGACCGTACGCCCGGCGAGGACCGGCACCCGTCCCCCGCGGCGCGCCGGGGTGCCGAGCCGGTACGGGCCGAGCGGGAGGCGCCGGCCGCGAAGAGTGCGGTGCCGAGGGAGGCCGGGCCGGGTGCGGCGCCCGGCGGGCCGGTGGGCGGGACCGAGCCGGCTGCCCTGCCGTCGGCGGCCGCCGGGCCCGGTGGGGCGCCGTCGGTCGCCCAGGCGGCGGTGAGCCCGGCGGCCGAACAGGCCGACGATCCGGGGAAGATGGGCGCGCCGGCGCCGGAGGGGGCGAAGGCGCAGCCGGACGCCTCGCTGGAGAAGGACGGCGGGGGGTGTGCGCCGCCGGAGCCGGCTCCCGAGAAGCAGGAGGGCGGCGCGTGCGGCGGGGGCGGCGGGGGCACGCAGGGCACCGAGGAGAAGAAGGAGCCGCCGCCGGACGTCTCGTCGCAGGATCCGCAGTCGGCGCTGGACACGGTCGGCCAGCTCGCCCCGGACCAGGCACAGGAGGCGCTGCCGGGGCTGGACGGCGCGGCGGACAAGAAGGTCAACGACGAGCAGCAGCGGCTCGACGCGAACCCACCGAAGCGTGAACGGCCTTCGGGGGCTCCGCAGACCCAGTCGGGCCCTCCGCAGGAGGAGGCCGCGGAGACTCCGGTCACCGGGCAGTTGGAACGGCTGGGCCCCGAGGACCCGGGCGAGAAGCAGCGGGCCAAGGGGAGCGAGAAGGCCGAGGGCGCCAAGCCGACCGACAACGTCCGGACGCCGACGCTGCCGCCCGCCAAGGACGGCAAGATGACGGCCGAGGACGCCCAGAGCGTGGCGGCGGCGGCCGACCAGGTTCCGACGACCGACCCCGAGCTGCGCAACAAGACGGTCGGGCCGGCCCCCAGGATCAAGCTGGAGGGGGAGAGCGATCCGCAGCGTACGGACAAGCAGGCGGAGAAGCTCAAGGAGAAGCAGGGCAAGATCCAGGACACCGGCCGGGCGGACGCGTCCAAGTCGCTGGGCGAGGACAGGATCTTCCCGAACGCGCCCAAGGAGGAGCTCCAGGGGAAGGCCCAGGGCGGCCGGGCTCCTGCCGGGGCCGGTGGTGGCGCGGCGCCCGGTGGTGCGCCGAAGCCGGGTGCCGGGGCGGTGGCCAAACAGGAGCGCGGCGGGGACATCAAGAGCGCCACGGGCCAGGCGCGGACCGAGGTGGCCGGCAAGGAGAAGGACCAGCAGCAGGGCGAGCAGAAGGCCAAGCAGCAGAAGCAGCAGGAGATCGACGCCGAGGTCTCGCGCAACGCCGACCAGCAGACCGCCGAGCGCGGCCGGGTCGCCGACCAGGCCAGGACGGAGCGTCAGAACTGGCGCGACGAGCAGGACAAGAAGATCGACGAGGCCGACAAGGGCACCGACAAGGAGCACAAGGACGGCAACGACAAGATAAGCAAGGAGCGCGACGGCAAGGACAAGGAGGTCGAGGACCGCAAGAACAGCGACAACAAGGACATCGGCGACAAGGCCGACCAGGCCGAGAAGGACGCCGAGAAGAAGAAGGAAGAGAAGAAGAAGGACTCCGACAGCCTCCTCGGCGGCCTCATCAGTGCCGTCGGCGACTTCTTCAAGGGCCTCCTGGACGCGGTCACCAAGGTCTTCGACGAGGCCCGCAAGGCCATCAACAGCGTCATCGACACCTTCAAGGACTGGGCGAACAAGGCGATCGACGCGGTCCGCGATTTCGCGGTCAAGGCCATCAACGCGGTCGCCGACGCGCTCATCGCCATCGGCGACGTCCTGCTGGCCGCCTTCCCGGAACTCCGCGACAAGTTCCGCAAGGCCATCAACGACCTGCGCGACAAGGCCATCGACACGGTCAACAAGCTCGCCGAGGGCCTCAAGAAGGCCGTCAACGACCTCCTCGACGCCCTCGCGGCCGGGCTCAACGCCCTCCTCAACGTCCTGGAGGCGGGCCTCAAGGCCGCCATCAAGATCTACCGCGACGCCATCGTCGGCGCCCTCAAGTTCGCCGAGGCCGCGATCCAGGCACTGGGCCAGTTCGCCGCCCTCGTCGCGGACATCGCCCCGGACCCCGGCGGCTGGCTCTCGAAGGCCGGCAGCGCCGCCAAGACCGGTATCCAGGAACATCTCTGGGGCGCCATCAAGACCGCCGTCAAGCAGTGGTTCGACACCAAGGTCGAGGGCATTCTCGGCCTCGGCAAGGCCGTCATCAACGTCCTGATCAAGGGCTGCATGTCCTTGAAGCAGATCGGCAAGATGGCGTGGGACGCGGTGATCGCGGCCCTCCCGATGATGATCGCCCAGCTCGTCATCGAGAAGGTCGTCTCGATGATCATCCCCGCGGCGGGCGCGATCCTCACCATCGTCCAGGGGCTGATGGCCGCCTGGCAGTCCATCAGCGCGATCCTCGCCGCCTTCGGCAAGTTCTTCGCGTTCCTCAAGGCGGTGAAGTCCGGCCCGGCCGCATGCCTCTTCGCCGAAGCCGTCGCCGCCGGCGTCGTCGCCCTCCTCGAACTCATCACCAACCTCCTCCTGGCCCGCCTCGGCCGCGCCGCCAAGGGCGTCGGCACCCGCCTCAAGGGCATCGCCCAAAAAATCATGAAGGGCCTCAAGAAGACCGGCAAAGGCGCCCGCAAGGCGGCCGGCAACGCCGTCAACCGCGCCCGCGGCGCCGTGCGCAAGGCCACCCAGGCCCTCCGCAAACCCACCGGCCCCGCCAAACCGAGGGGCCCCAAGGTCCCCACCCGCCCCGGCGCCTCCACCGAACACCACCCCACCACCCACCCCCACGCCAAGGGCCCCGCCACCTCCCACGACCGCCCCAACAGCCGCACCCCCAACCACGAACGCGACCACCGCCACGACGAAGACGCCGCCAAGCGCCAACGCGACGCGGAGGACCCGAAAAAGCAGCCCCGGCACGACGAGAAGAGGCCGGACCACCCGCAACACCCGGGACACAAACAGGAATCGCCCAAGAAAAAGAAGGAAACCGAGGCCCCGAAGCGCACCAAGCTACGCAAACCAAAGTCCCCATTGGGGCGCGCCCTCAAAAAGATCAAAGGCAAGGTCAAGTCCGCCCTCAAGAAGGTCCGCAACGCCGGCAAGGCTCTGGGCAAGAAACTCCGCAAGTCCAAACTCGGCAAGGCCCTCAAGAACAGCGCCAAGAAGGCCCGCGACTTCTTCAGGAAGAAGCGCGACCACATGCGCATCCACAAGAAGCACCGCACCGAGCAAAAGAAACAGAAGCACACGGACCAGAAGAAGAAGGAGAAATCCAAGCAGTCCAAAGAGACCCGACTGCAGAAGATCGTCACAAGAATCCAGCCGAAGCTCGACCGCCTGTTACAGCTCGGCATCCCACGCCCGGCCCTACAAGCCGTTCTCGGGCCGATGCGGCTCTGGTACCGACTCACTGGACTCCAGATCAATGACAGCGGTGACTCATTCGACTTCGCGGCCACTCTGAACCCATCCCGTAATTTTGGCGCAGCACACTGGGACAAATTCAGCCGCGTCGGAGAGGACGGGATTCGGCGCTTCTCCGAGAACACGGCCGGGACGCGGAAGTTCTCAGAATCCGAGCAGAACGCCAACGCCGAGCGCTACGGGGAGGCCGAACTAGGCCACCACATGCGCAATCTTCCACGAGACCAGAGGCGTGCCGCTCTCGAATATTCGGACTACGGGTGGGTGTATAACCAGATCCTGCGCGTGGAGGGTAACGAGAACCCCAACGATCTACTTGCGAGTTGGCGTGATCCGACCCTGAGCCCAGGACCACGGGCAACCCTGCAACGCATCATGGGAGACACGGGTACGGGTCGCCATGGCCACTACACTCCGGAAGATCTTAAGGCCGCACTGGCACGCCCTGGCATTCATGAAACCGATGAGGGGATACTCAAGGGAATCCTCGACGCGGGATCCCCTTCGGACTCCGCTAATCAGCTGTACAGCAGGCAACGTCGTGAAATCGCGCGCCGCATGAAGCGATTCGCTAGCCCAAGAGAGCGTCTCACCGTATCTTTCGGCTCTTACCCGACCGTCGACGACTTTCTCGAACGCAGCGCCCTGATTGACCAGGCCACCAGGGCTCACCGGCTTCCCGAAGGGATAGAGGTGCACAGGTCCCTGGAGAACGTCAGGTTCATGAAGGGGTACAGCCTCCTGGATCTCGATCGCCTGGAGGGCACAATCCAGCAGGAGCCGGGATTCATGTCGACATCAGTGGGGGGAGAATCAACTTTCAACAGAAATCCCTACCGGTTGCGGCTCAACGTACCGGCGGGCTCGCCCGCCCTATGGCTGGGTAGAACGAGTAAGTACCCGAACCAACGAGAACTTCTACTGCCCAGCAGTACGGAGTATCGGATCATCCAGGTGATTCCCCACGGGCGCAACGGTCCGTGGACCATCGTCGCCGAAGTCATGAGTCCGATTCCCTAG